The genomic segment TCTTCGGGTCTTTGGCTCTCTCTGCTATCCGAATCTACTGCCTATGACACCTCACAAACTTGCTCCCCGGTCCACGGCATGTGTGTTTTTGGGTTATCCCTCTGACCATCGCGGGTTTCGCTGTCTCGACATTAACACACGCAAGATTATTTTTTCACGTCATGTGATCTTTGATGAGAATGTTTTCCCCTTTGCGGCTGTACCAGCTCCATCACCGCCTGAGGAGGTTATCGTACCGGTTCCACCTATACCTCGTCTTCCTCCTCTGTCTACTCAGCCCGTAGCTCCTCCGCCTATTGCTCATCCTGCACCTCCACCCGTTGCTGTTCCTTCGACAACAGTTTCCCATGCTACGTCCTCGCACCCTATGCAAACACGCAGCAAGGCGGGTATTATTAAACCAGTCAATCGCCTTTGCCTCCACACCACCGCTGTCTCTCCCTTACCCTCAAACCACATACAGGCGGCAAAGGATCCTAATTGGAATCCGGCCATGGGAACAGAATACAATGCTCTTATTAAAACGGGGACGTGGTTTCTTGTCCCACGGCCCAAGAATGCTAACATTATTCGCTCTATGTGGTTATACAGGCATAAGTATGATGCTTCGGGCAAGCTCGCACGCTACAAGGCTAGGCTGGTCGCTAATGGGAAGTCTCAACAACCGGGAATTGATTGTGATGAGACATTTAGTCCGGTTGTTAAGCCGGCCACTATTCGCGCATTTCTTCATGAGGCAACGGTGAAGGGTTGGCCGCTCCGACAGCTTGACGTTAAGAATGCTTTTCTCCACGGTGATCTCAAAGAAACCGTTTATATGCATCAACCGCCGGGCTTCAAGGACCCCAACAAGCCGGATCATGTCTGCCTCTTGCGACGTTCTCTTTACGGGCTCAAACAGGCTCCCCGTGCCTGGTACACTCGGTTCTCTACGTTTGCCAAGCAGTTTGGTTTTGAACAGAGCACCATGGACTCGTCGCTGTTTGTCTTACCTCGTGGCAAAGACATAGCGTATTTGCTACTTTACGTCGACGACATTGCTCTCACCGCCTCCTCCACCAAACTCCTTAATGACGTGATTGCGGCACTACACTCTGCTTTTGCTATGACAGATCTTGGCGAGCTTCATCATTTCCTTGGGATCTCCATCATTCGTAACAAACAGGGTACGTTTCTTCATCAACAGAACTATGCGGCTGACATTCTCCAGCGGGCCAACATGACCGGGTGCAATCCGTGCCTCACACCGGTTGACACGAATCCGAAGCTTGCTGAAGTCACTCTCGCGAGTCCACCGGTCAAGGATCTGACGCTGTATCGCAGTCTCGCTGGTGCTCTTCAGTATCTTACCTTTACTCGCCCAGACATTGCGTATGCCGTGCAGCAGGTGTGTTTGTTCATGCATGATCCTCGTGAAAACCACTTCAACACTCTCAAACGTATTCTGCGCTATGTCAAGGGAACTATTACACACGGTCTTCAGCTCTATCGGTCTTCTCCTACGGCTATGATTGCCTACTCTGACGCTGATTGGGCTGGCTGTCCGACCACACGCCGTTCGACGTCCGGCTATTGTGTCTTTCTTGGCAACAACCTTATCTCCTGGTCCGCTAAGAGGCAGCAGACGGTGTCTCGGTCAAGTGCGGAAGCTGAATATAGAGGTGTGGCCAACGCTGTGGCTGAGCTTACTTGGTTACGTAACCTTTTTGTCGAAATGCGAATCCCGGTCCCTCGCACCTCTCTTGTGTTCTGTGATAACGTTAGTGCCGTTTACTTGTCTACCAATCCTGTCCAGCATCAGCGTACAAAGCATATTGAAATTGATATTCACTTTGTGCGTGAGAAGGTTGCGTTAGGCTACATCAAGGTTCTCCATGTTCCTTCTCCCTACCAATACGCCGACATCTTCACTAAGGGTCTACCGACTACTCTCTTTCTTGCTTTTCGGTCCAGTCTGAGTGTTCGGCTGCCTCCCGCTCCGACTGCGGGGGGGTGTTAGATAGGATATATGAGAATCTTATGTTTATGTATATCTCCTCATATTCGGCAAAGATATGATCTTATCACTTGTAACACTATAAATACATAATGAATATACAACTCTCCTCTCACGGAGATTCATACAATTTCAAAGGTAAATCTCCCCTGCATCACCAATCTTCCAGTTCTAGAACCATCGCTGGTCCTAATTTTTCTTGGGTTCAAAATCATTCATGGCCTTTGTCTATCTTGGGATAATTAATCATTTGCTGATTCGTTTGGGGCTTTCAATTATGAAAGTTTAGAATACtttgtctatatatatttggctCGTTCATATATACACTGAACTCAATACGGTTATTTTAATCACACAGCCAAATACGTTGTTCAACACTTGTGATGgagaagatatatattaatggACAGATCCTAGTATTACGTCTGTTGTTGATTTATTTGGAGTTTGCATTTGCTTCAACTAGTTATATTTTATCTTGATTTGAATAAGATCATATTAACTGCTACAGATGACATCAAAAACAAAGCGACAACGGGCAACCCAGTTTCAGGCCAACTACCATGCGACACAAGATTCATCTCACGAACAGCCCAACTACTATGCCGTCGAGAGCTACTGGTGTATCTTCTAATGGTGCTACTACCATGCCACCATGAGCTACTGGCTTTTCTTCTAATGGTGCTACCATGCCACCGAGACCTAACATGCCACCAGGAGCTACTGGTTTATCTTCTAATGGTGCTAGCAGTTCTAATAATGTTACCCTTGAGGCACTAATTAATGCACCAGCAAGGCAAGACCAGCCACACCTCCATCCTCAGAAGGTCAACGGAGCTTTATGGTATGATTTTGTACTTGTTAAAAGTTGACAGTTACATGTACACACATAGAAATCACTATTGTTACAATTCTTGGTACTTTCAAAATGTGGTTTTGTAAACATTTCAGGTTTAAAATTGACAAATCTGTCAATAAAGCCATCTGAACAACGTGGCAGAGCAATTTCATGGGACCTTGGTGGAATTGGTCCACAGTTCCTCAGAACAAAAAGGATGAGTGGTGGCAGGATTTTGTGGTCAGTGTTTGTTTTTATTACCGTTTTGTGACTGTTTAAATTATCTTTACATACATCCTCATCTAACTAACATATTTGTTTCTATTGTAGCAAAATTATTACTGGGATAAGGTGCACCACAATTTAGTATATAGCAAATGGAAGACTGAGGTTCTCGATTCAGTTTGTGATTGGATTAGCTCAAAAAAGAGAGACAACATAAAACCCAAATACATTAGCCAAGTAGATTGGGACTGGATGGTGGTGAATTGGGCAACGGAAGAGATGGTTGAAAAGTCCAAGACCAACACGAAAAATCGCCTTTCTAATCCTGATGGCAAAGGGATACATAAGCATTGTGCTGGCCCTGTTGCATTTGCCAACATTGAGTACAATTTGGTAAGAATGAAAAacttttgactttttgtttgatttagtgTTACATTATGAATGTTCCTTGCGTTTCTTTGATTACTTACTGTATTGTTGTTTTGATTATAATTAGCGTATGTTGGTTAAGTTTCCAGAAAACATGAATAACTGATTCTTTGATTtactttgatgtttttttttgggtgaattgttgcattttcttgtttatagaAGCTTAAGTCTGGGAAAGATGAACCGGTACCATACACAGACCTTCTACGTCAGACACACATGCGCAAAGATAGAACATATGTTGACTATCGTGCAAAGTCCATTGTAGAAGAAGTCGAGCTAACTGTATCCCAACTTGAAGCTGCTGATGGATCTCCACTTCCTTCTCACACTCATCTCATCAACCAAACATTTCTGGAGGTTAGTTCAATTGCTTTAATCTTTTGGAATTTGGCTTTCTTTGCAACTCAATAgttcatatcatatatttttcaaacactgaaacttaattattttgtccagataaataaaccaaaaaaaggttGTAATTATGGACTGGGCAGCGCTCAAGATAAAGATGTCAGCCCAAACGAGACTTCACATCTTACCCGCAATCTTGACGTGGATATGCGGTTATCTAGCTTGGAGACTAATGTAGAAGCAGTTAAAGCAGATTTGGCAATGCTGAAAGAAAATGTGATGATGCTGAAGGATGACATGAAGGTGGTAAAGGAATGTGCAGCATCAATGAAAGCTTCAACACATGTCATTCTAAGGGGTATTGGAATTGATCCCATAACTCACAAATGGATCACACCCTCAAGTTCTCGTCCCATGGTTAGTGAATCAGTCCCTGCCTCCACTTCTCTACAACCTCAGAACAATAATAATGAGGAATGATATGATTATGTGACACATGACTTGACTTATCTTTTGGtattttggattaaaataaTGTCTCTAtgttttttgtaaaccaaaaatatttggattaaaATCATGTCTCTAtgttttttgtaaaccaaaaatatttggattatatatatgttcagtCCTTATTATCGGTTAAgctttataatttttatgttgttttcatACAAAGCTATAATTTTTGACAATTTTGATTTGCtcattatgaacaaaaaaaaaaaaatctgctcATTTAACAAATTTTCTACAGAAAACCCACAACACCAATTGTGGCTTACGTACCAGTACCCACGAAAAAGCTACGATTAAATCCATGGCTCCTTATCAAATTACCACGGACCAACCACGAAATACGTTGTGGCTAAGTCAACCACGGTAACCCACGATTATTATTGTGGCTACAGGAACCACGGAAAACCATGCCAACGTCCGTCACAAAGTTAACCACGGAAACCCATGATTCTTGTTGTGGCTAcatcaaccaaagaaaaccaCGAAAATAATCGTCACTACTTACCCACGAACAACATTGTGACTTGTCTGTGGTTAAATAGCCACGAATGAGATCGTCGTAGATCGCCACTAATGTAGCCACGAAAAGCCACGGATTCTCACAGCCACGACGCTATAGCCACAAACTTTATCTGTCGCAATTTATGGCTAATAACTCTTATAGCTACGGATTATAGGTTCCAGCCACAAAATTTTCCGTGGctatatgacttttttttagtAGTGATTGGGCCTTCATTCGAAGGCTTTATCTAACAGTGAATCGAACTTCCGGTTTAGATAATTGGTTTGACTTATTGGTTTAGACCGGTATGATGGGGTACaaattcccgcaccaacaattagttcCCCCAGTTCGGTATATTCGGAAATTAATTTGAATGTTCGGACTATAGGAAGGGAATATCTGATCTAAACTATAAGGAAAACAAATCTAATTTACTCGGATTCTCGCACCGCTTTGCCATCCTCTGGTCACGTGACACGTGTCGTATACGTCGCTTCTGTCAGATCGGAAGCTGAAACGTCGCGTATGTCATAATGACTCTGCGTAGGGTTGCCGCCCAGTCGTTCCTATAAATACTTGACCTACGCCTTCATTTCTCCACTTTCCGCCAAACGTCTCAAGGTATCTGctctgttctctctcttctttatttatttgtttgcagTCGCATATTCTTTTTTTCCGACATCCTTCCACACTCTCCGACGACCCTGTTATGGCCAGTACATCGATCCGCGTTTATTCCTCTCATACCGAAAGTTATCAATTAGTTCGTCGCAATTTGAAGCGCAAGTCGCCCAAATTGGCGAatacaaaccaaaacagaggatCCATCATATCAGACAGTGAGGCGCAACTTCGTCAACCCTTCAGTTTGGACCAGATTGTTGCTGCTCACCTTCGCTTACCACAGACGAATCGAATCGAGATGGAGGTTCTGCAATTGTACCCAAATTGTTTTCTGGCGATCTGAATGTTGGCGAGTTCCGATCTCCGAATCCAGAAATTTTGTTTGAGGATATCCCTCTGAAGCTTGATCACCGGGGTCAAGTAGGAGGCAACAAAACTCAAAGTGACGTCAAATCTGTGCACGATATGTTGAACAACTGCAGTCTCAATAATCGCGACGTTTCCAATATAATCCCTGGAGATCACCATCGACCGTGGAATCCGCCAAAAggatatatttttctttatgaagATTTCTTCTATCAAAGTCGCCTCTGGTTTTCCCTTCCGTCTTTACTTACTTTGTACGCCCATCGACGAAAAGTGGCATATCAATTGATAAcaagattttcacccagggtatcaattccctatgcagttgcagtacaaagggttatcaatccaaatggttgtttatgctagcaggaaggatgcaatcagaacaatgcaagtcaagccaagcaataaagggttttgtctaacaatcataaaataaagaaagaaaagaatataaacaggGAACCACACAACCTAAGCACTTGATGCACATGAttgggtggggtgatcgagttaacaaatgaaatatgaacaactcgaggggttactcgaagcaggtgatcgtgtacctgttcgggtaagggatcgagtgatgaaataaaattcaagcaattaaaatacaaaagcttctaaggatggggtaatcgaatcctaagtgttcctgaccaatacagaCACTACAGGAAATAAGGGTATTTATAGCAATATTGTATAGCGGTTTTGAAGGTTCTGCTATAATTGAGTttctgaaaaaatattatagcgTTTCCGAAAAGGAAAACGCTATGATAGAATGACCGCAAAATTTTTTGATAGTGGTGcttaattttttattctacaaTAGCATAGATGAAATGAAAATGTTATCTTAGGGATAACCGGGAAAATGTAAATTTCATTGCCTCCAAAAAATTCCTgaaataatattaacaaaataaaataaaaaatagaggaaaagaaagaactAAAAGAGAAATAGATCGATTAGGTTGAATTTCTCGTTAAACAGCCacctctcctctcttctttcgctctcctttcttcttcttctccgacttgAGTTGCTCGGCGATAGGAAACGAGAAGCCGGCGACTGTGATGGCCAATCGTGGAACAGATCGAGAGCTTTTGATTCTCGTTGTTGATACCGGTGACAAAGAGACTATGGTTCTCCTATcgaagccttcttcttctctcttctgtctCGCTGAAACTTGATCTGAAACCCATTTTGAAACTCGATTCGAAACTTGATCCCAATTTGTTTGTCACATCTTTCACTCTCGATCCCTCTCAGTTTACAGTCTCTTCTGAACTCGACAATGGCGGGTCCCCTTCTTCTCAATCACATTTTGCAAAGTAGTAGCTCGAACTCTCTCCGTCGGGTCGTCGCACGGTTTCAGGTCcaatttgcttttgattttc from the Camelina sativa cultivar DH55 chromosome 12, Cs, whole genome shotgun sequence genome contains:
- the LOC104734025 gene encoding uncharacterized protein LOC104734025 — protein: MPPRPNMPPGATGLSSNGASSSNNVTLEALINAPARQDQPHLHPQKVNGALWYDFSNFMGPWWNWSTVPQNKKDEWWQDFVQNYYWDKVHHNLVYSKWKTEVLDSVCDWISSKKRDNIKPKYISQVDWDWMVVNWATEEMVEKSKTNTKNRLSNPDGKGIHKHCAGPVAFANIEYNLKLKSGKDEPVPYTDLLRQTHMRKDRTYVDYRAKSIVEEVELTVSQLEAADGSPLPSHTHLINQTFLEINKPKKGCNYGLGSAQDKDVSPNETSHLTRNLDVDMRLSSLETNVEAVKADLAMLKENVMMLKDDMKVVKECAASMKASTHVILRGIGIDPITHKWITPSSSRPMVSESVPASTSLQPQNNNNEE